In a genomic window of Flavobacteriales bacterium:
- a CDS encoding trypsin-like peptidase domain-containing protein: MGHQRAQANSKAKKTIGHRRRLAKRSALTSIRLVVDFPGKGASWIARFNRPPTFALFIPEHMRAPLLINAVLLAIVHTAKAQETTGAVPLSLRMGLALEGVPTAFAEPFDQRAAAAADAVREAENKVPLYGRFVDCAAALHTHGSWTELPGGDRIWRLRVESPGALATELFFESVNLPAGSQLHMLAADGSTWFGGYTSAHVRDGLLSTDRIMGDACVIEYHEPASVRGEGSFDLRSMAHAYRMEGLLSGECQVDVACPEGSTWQDQVRSVMRIRVVDPAGVGFCTGVLMNNSAQDCKNYVLTANHCTMDSNTSNFSSFQFRWNYQQPSCDGSGVVSGFNVVGCTRRADSNDNGGDNGSDFTLVELNSAIPASVNPYYAGWDATNTAPAGGVCIHHPDGDYKKISSFTSTAVSTTWGGPSGTHWRVTWAATASGHGVTEGGSSGSPIFNSAKRVVGTLTGGSSFCDTPTAPDFFGKMSYHFGTGNPNPAAEELKNWLAPEFNVTALNGSNNPCATIGVDERPMPSPEVAPNPSIDIFSVTLPEALNAADLWEARDVTGRLVAAGRIQSERFVIDAAEWGEGAYLLSVLSASQALGGTRIVKQ, translated from the coding sequence ATGGGCCACCAACGCGCCCAAGCGAACAGCAAGGCCAAGAAGACCATTGGCCATCGCAGGCGCCTGGCCAAGCGTTCAGCGCTCACCTCCATTCGATTGGTCGTTGACTTCCCCGGCAAGGGCGCAAGTTGGATCGCGCGCTTCAACCGTCCGCCTACATTCGCCCTCTTCATCCCAGAACACATGCGCGCTCCGCTGCTAATCAACGCTGTCCTCCTCGCAATCGTGCATACGGCCAAAGCCCAGGAAACCACCGGTGCAGTTCCGCTCAGCTTGCGCATGGGCCTCGCTCTTGAGGGCGTGCCGACCGCTTTCGCGGAACCATTCGACCAACGAGCCGCTGCGGCTGCCGATGCGGTTCGGGAGGCCGAGAACAAAGTGCCGCTCTATGGCCGCTTCGTGGATTGCGCAGCGGCGTTGCATACGCATGGCTCGTGGACCGAACTGCCTGGCGGGGATCGGATCTGGCGCCTTCGGGTGGAGTCGCCAGGGGCATTGGCTACAGAACTCTTCTTCGAGAGCGTGAATCTGCCTGCTGGCTCGCAACTGCATATGCTCGCAGCGGATGGCAGCACGTGGTTCGGCGGCTACACCTCGGCGCATGTCCGCGATGGGCTGCTCAGCACCGACCGCATCATGGGCGATGCTTGCGTGATCGAATACCATGAGCCTGCATCAGTGAGAGGGGAAGGCTCCTTCGACCTGCGGAGCATGGCCCACGCCTATCGCATGGAGGGCCTTTTATCCGGCGAGTGCCAGGTTGATGTGGCCTGCCCTGAGGGGAGCACCTGGCAGGATCAGGTGCGTTCGGTGATGCGGATCCGCGTAGTTGACCCCGCAGGAGTGGGCTTCTGCACCGGTGTGCTGATGAACAACAGCGCGCAGGACTGCAAGAACTACGTGCTCACGGCCAACCACTGCACCATGGATAGCAATACGTCCAATTTCTCGAGCTTTCAGTTCCGGTGGAATTACCAGCAGCCCAGCTGCGATGGATCGGGCGTTGTTTCGGGCTTCAATGTGGTGGGCTGCACACGCCGCGCGGACAGCAACGACAATGGCGGGGACAACGGATCGGATTTCACCCTGGTGGAACTCAATTCGGCCATCCCTGCTTCCGTGAACCCGTACTATGCCGGCTGGGATGCGACCAACACCGCGCCCGCAGGCGGTGTCTGCATCCACCACCCTGATGGCGACTACAAGAAGATCAGCTCCTTCACCAGCACCGCGGTGAGCACCACTTGGGGAGGTCCGAGCGGAACGCATTGGCGCGTGACCTGGGCGGCAACGGCGAGTGGCCACGGGGTCACTGAAGGCGGCTCATCGGGCTCGCCCATCTTCAATTCAGCGAAGCGTGTTGTGGGTACCCTAACCGGCGGATCGAGCTTCTGCGATACGCCAACCGCTCCCGATTTCTTCGGCAAGATGAGCTACCATTTCGGCACGGGCAATCCGAACCCGGCCGCTGAGGAACTCAAGAACTGGCTCGCGCCAGAGTTCAACGTCACCGCGCTCAATGGCAGCAATAACCCTTGCGCGACCATCGGTGTGGATGAGCGCCCCATGCCTTCACCCGAAGTGGCCCCAAACCCCTCGATCGACATCTTCTCGGTGACCTTGCCTGAGGCCTTGAATGCCGCTGATCTCTGGGAAGCGCGCGATGTGACCGGAAGGCTCGTTGCCGCAGGCCGCATACAGAGCGAGCGCTTCGTGATCGATGCCGCTGAATGGGGCGAAGGCGCCTACTTGCTCTCGGTGCTCAGCGCTAGCCAAGCCTTGGGCGGCACGCGCATCGTGAAGCAATAG
- a CDS encoding DUF1573 domain-containing protein, translated as MKDKIQIALLGLIAVALGVIAWGQLKDSGSDATETSVVAAASSTPASSETFDPAAASAAPVVDNRPKTTMTFGKYEHDFGNVKQDSKNKYVFAFTNSGKEPLIIESATGSCGCTVPNYPKAPIPPGGTGEIEVEYSPGKQENQQQKTVKVVANTEPKETELRIKAFVQPGTGDPNAKGEEPQTITIGQ; from the coding sequence ATGAAAGACAAGATCCAGATTGCCCTCTTGGGCCTGATCGCAGTAGCACTGGGCGTAATCGCCTGGGGCCAATTGAAAGACAGCGGCTCCGACGCCACTGAGACCAGCGTGGTGGCTGCCGCAAGCAGCACTCCCGCTTCGAGCGAGACCTTCGATCCAGCGGCAGCCAGCGCCGCGCCGGTCGTGGACAACCGTCCGAAGACCACGATGACCTTCGGCAAGTATGAGCATGACTTCGGCAACGTGAAACAGGACAGCAAGAACAAGTACGTCTTCGCCTTCACGAATTCCGGCAAGGAGCCCTTGATCATCGAGAGCGCCACCGGTAGCTGCGGATGCACCGTGCCGAATTACCCCAAGGCGCCCATCCCGCCAGGCGGCACAGGCGAGATTGAAGTGGAGTACAGCCCTGGCAAGCAAGAGAACCAGCAACAGAAGACCGTGAAGGTGGTGGCCAACACGGAGCCCAAGGAGACCGAGTTGCGCATCAAGGCCTTCGTTCAACCCGGCACCGGAGACCCCAATGCCAAAGGCGAAGAACCCCAGACCATCACGATCGGCCAATAA
- a CDS encoding S41 family peptidase — protein sequence MYVDDVDRKVLVDAAIVRMLEELDPHSIYIPKDELEEVNEPLKGNFEGVGIQFNIVKDTIMVVDAIPGGPSERLGIRAGDRILSIDGENAAGAGFKNSDVMKRLRGKKGTKVAVMINRRSEPAPLEFAITRDKIPIYSVEASYMATPHVGYIKVSRFSATTMKEFREKLDELKAMGMDDLILDLQGNGGGYLRTAIEMSDEFLGDRKLIVYTQGRTSPREETFSTKEGRFEKGKLVVLVDEGSASASEIVSGAMQDWDRGMIVGRRSFGKGLVQRPVMLPDGSAVRLTVSRYYTPSGRCIQKPYEDGVEAYRKEKGERLANGELTGGEEALPGDTLKYYTMNKRVVFGGGGIMPDVFVPIDTTQSSAYFGQLVRKGVLNTFALTYVDDNREELKRRYSSVDQFRQMFQVGDVMLDALTAYAVQEGVAEDAEGLARSRDLIALRLKALMARDLWDTSAYWQVINSDNMVDRSFQRALEVLSDNSFQRLGMSR from the coding sequence ATGTACGTGGACGACGTGGACCGCAAGGTGCTCGTGGATGCCGCCATTGTGCGCATGCTGGAGGAGCTGGATCCGCACTCCATCTACATCCCGAAGGACGAGCTCGAAGAGGTGAATGAGCCACTGAAGGGGAATTTCGAGGGCGTCGGCATCCAGTTCAACATCGTCAAGGACACCATCATGGTGGTGGATGCGATCCCGGGCGGGCCGAGTGAGCGCTTAGGCATCCGTGCAGGCGACCGCATCCTCAGCATCGATGGCGAGAATGCCGCTGGAGCGGGCTTCAAGAACAGCGATGTGATGAAGCGGCTGCGAGGCAAGAAGGGCACGAAGGTGGCCGTGATGATCAACAGGCGCAGCGAACCTGCACCGCTCGAATTCGCGATCACGCGCGATAAGATCCCCATCTACAGCGTGGAGGCCTCGTACATGGCCACGCCGCATGTGGGCTACATCAAGGTGAGCCGTTTCAGCGCCACCACCATGAAGGAATTCCGCGAGAAGCTCGACGAGTTGAAGGCGATGGGCATGGACGACCTCATCCTTGACCTGCAAGGGAATGGCGGTGGATACCTGCGCACGGCGATCGAGATGAGCGACGAGTTCCTCGGCGACCGGAAGCTCATCGTGTACACCCAAGGGCGCACCTCTCCGCGCGAAGAGACCTTCTCCACGAAAGAAGGGCGTTTCGAGAAGGGCAAGCTGGTGGTGCTCGTCGACGAAGGCAGTGCCAGTGCCAGCGAGATCGTGAGCGGCGCCATGCAGGATTGGGACCGCGGCATGATCGTGGGCCGCCGGAGCTTCGGCAAGGGCCTGGTGCAGCGCCCGGTCATGCTGCCGGATGGCAGCGCCGTGCGCCTGACCGTAAGCCGTTACTACACGCCCAGCGGCCGGTGCATCCAGAAACCCTACGAGGATGGCGTTGAAGCGTACCGCAAAGAGAAAGGAGAGCGGTTGGCCAATGGCGAGCTCACTGGCGGCGAAGAGGCCTTGCCTGGCGATACGCTGAAATACTACACCATGAACAAGCGCGTGGTCTTCGGCGGTGGCGGGATCATGCCCGACGTGTTCGTGCCCATCGACACCACCCAGAGCAGCGCCTACTTCGGCCAGCTGGTGCGCAAAGGCGTGCTGAACACCTTCGCCCTTACGTACGTGGACGACAACCGGGAAGAATTGAAGCGCCGTTACAGCAGCGTTGACCAGTTCCGGCAAATGTTCCAGGTGGGCGATGTGATGCTCGATGCCTTGACCGCCTATGCCGTTCAAGAGGGGGTGGCGGAAGATGCCGAGGGCCTGGCGCGGTCGCGTGACCTGATCGCCCTGCGTCTGAAAGCCCTGATGGCGCGCGACCTTTGGGACACCTCGGCCTACTGGCAGGTGATCAACAGCGACAACATGGTCGACCGCAGCTTCCAGAGGGCATTGGAGGTGCTCTCTGACAACAGCTTTCAGCGCCTAGGCATGTCGCGCTGA
- the pbpC gene encoding penicillin-binding protein 1C, with protein sequence MEPLFGAPTSTLLLDREGALLAASVAGDGQWRMPEPDSIPRRFERCLTEFEDRRFRKHFGIRIPSLLRAAKQNISEGRTVSGGSTITMQVARMALARKKRSVWNKMLEMGLALRLETRLSKDEILRLHAANAPFGGNVVGLEAASWRWFGKAPHELGWAECATLAVLPNAPSRIHPGRNRDALRRKRDRLLDRLLEVRAIDRMEWSLSKQEPLPESPLPLPRSAPQLLGTLQANGHRGKRIRSTIDRQLQARITELASRYAPVLRANEVHHAAVLVLDVHSGEALAYVGNLPDAEQGGEVDLIRAPRSTGSLLKPFLHAAMLQAGERMPDQLVADLPTSIDGFAPRNYDGRYTGAVPASAALARSLNVPAVRALREHGVERARRMLVAMGMHRLDRSADHYGLSLIVGGGESSLWEMTGAYASMARVLMLYSGSEQSILGAVHGPCVILGDTIRKATPSPLGPGATHHTLEALQQVNRPESESGWQHFAAQQHIAWKTGTSFGHRDAWAIGVNDRYAVGVWTGNASGEGRPGLTGTLAAAPLLFDVFGALPQGDGFETPHDALQLMDVCSESGYRANADCPHLERRQTLHEALRTIPCPYHHRILVNESGTQRVQPGPGAHSIAWFTLPPAMEFYYTQHHPGYRPLPPMEPGLMGNMGSDRSMQMIYPENGASLFIPVELSGESGRIVLRAAHRSPDATVHWDLDGDYRGSTRGEHQMAIAIGDGEHRLTLTDDLGARLETAFRTFSTRP encoded by the coding sequence ATGGAGCCGCTCTTCGGCGCTCCTACCAGCACCTTGTTGCTCGACCGCGAGGGCGCCCTGCTTGCCGCTAGCGTGGCTGGCGATGGGCAATGGCGCATGCCGGAGCCCGACAGCATCCCACGCCGGTTCGAACGGTGCCTCACCGAATTCGAGGATCGGCGATTCCGGAAGCACTTTGGGATCCGCATTCCTTCGTTGCTGCGCGCTGCGAAACAGAACATCTCTGAAGGTCGGACCGTGAGCGGCGGCAGCACCATCACCATGCAGGTGGCTCGCATGGCGCTCGCGCGGAAGAAGCGATCGGTCTGGAACAAGATGTTGGAGATGGGCCTTGCTCTTCGATTGGAAACCCGCCTCTCCAAGGACGAGATCCTGCGGCTGCATGCCGCCAACGCGCCGTTCGGAGGGAATGTGGTGGGCCTCGAGGCTGCGTCGTGGCGCTGGTTCGGCAAGGCACCGCACGAGTTGGGCTGGGCCGAATGCGCCACACTTGCCGTTCTGCCCAACGCCCCGTCGCGCATCCATCCGGGGCGCAATCGTGATGCGCTGCGCAGGAAGCGCGACCGCCTGCTGGACCGGTTGCTGGAAGTGCGCGCGATCGATCGCATGGAATGGTCGCTGAGCAAGCAGGAGCCCCTGCCGGAATCGCCTCTGCCCCTGCCCCGATCCGCGCCGCAGTTGCTAGGCACCCTTCAGGCGAACGGCCACCGAGGGAAACGCATCCGGAGCACGATTGATCGCCAGCTGCAGGCGCGCATCACCGAACTCGCTTCACGCTATGCCCCGGTCTTGCGTGCCAACGAGGTTCACCATGCGGCGGTGCTCGTGCTCGATGTGCACTCGGGCGAAGCACTGGCCTACGTCGGCAACCTGCCCGATGCCGAGCAGGGCGGCGAGGTTGACCTGATCCGTGCGCCACGGAGCACCGGCAGCCTGCTCAAGCCATTCCTGCATGCCGCCATGCTGCAGGCTGGCGAGCGCATGCCCGACCAGCTCGTTGCGGACCTGCCCACCAGCATCGATGGCTTCGCTCCGCGCAACTACGATGGCCGGTACACCGGCGCAGTGCCAGCATCGGCCGCGTTGGCGCGATCGCTCAACGTGCCGGCCGTTCGCGCTTTAAGGGAACATGGGGTGGAGCGCGCGCGCCGCATGCTGGTAGCCATGGGCATGCACCGCCTTGATCGCAGCGCAGACCATTATGGTTTGTCGCTGATCGTGGGTGGCGGGGAGAGCAGCTTATGGGAAATGACCGGTGCATATGCTTCCATGGCGCGCGTTCTGATGCTCTATTCCGGATCAGAGCAGTCAATCCTTGGTGCGGTGCATGGGCCCTGCGTCATTCTTGGGGACACCATTCGGAAGGCGACTCCTTCTCCGCTAGGACCTGGCGCCACCCACCACACCTTGGAAGCCCTGCAGCAAGTGAACCGACCTGAATCGGAAAGCGGCTGGCAGCACTTCGCGGCGCAACAGCACATTGCCTGGAAAACGGGCACCAGTTTCGGTCACCGAGACGCTTGGGCTATCGGGGTGAACGATCGCTATGCCGTTGGTGTCTGGACCGGCAATGCAAGTGGCGAGGGCCGTCCGGGCCTCACCGGGACGCTCGCTGCCGCACCCTTGCTCTTCGATGTGTTCGGAGCCCTGCCGCAAGGGGATGGCTTCGAAACGCCTCACGATGCGCTTCAACTCATGGACGTGTGCTCGGAAAGCGGCTACCGCGCCAACGCCGATTGCCCGCACCTTGAGCGCAGGCAGACCTTGCATGAGGCATTGCGCACGATACCGTGTCCGTACCATCATCGCATCCTCGTGAATGAGTCAGGAACCCAGCGTGTTCAGCCGGGCCCTGGTGCGCATAGCATCGCGTGGTTCACGTTGCCGCCTGCCATGGAGTTCTACTACACGCAGCACCACCCCGGTTACCGTCCACTACCGCCAATGGAACCTGGCCTCATGGGCAATATGGGCAGCGACCGATCGATGCAGATGATCTATCCCGAAAACGGTGCTTCACTCTTCATCCCCGTTGAACTGAGCGGCGAATCCGGACGTATCGTCCTTCGCGCAGCGCACCGTTCCCCGGATGCGACGGTTCATTGGGACCTTGATGGCGACTATCGCGGCAGTACGCGCGGTGAGCATCAAATGGCCATCGCTATCGGCGATGGCGAGCATCGCCTTACCCTAACCGACGATCTTGGGGCCCGCCTTGAGACCGCGTTCCGGACTTTTTCAACCCGCCCTTGA
- a CDS encoding 4a-hydroxytetrahydrobiopterin dehydratase — MSAWTEEGGQLCREFRFADFSEAFAFMTRVALVAEKFNHHPDWTNVWNTVRIRLSTHDTGGAITEKDRRLAAAIDSIAG; from the coding sequence ATGAGCGCCTGGACCGAAGAAGGCGGGCAGCTCTGCCGCGAATTCCGCTTCGCGGACTTCAGCGAGGCCTTTGCGTTCATGACGCGTGTGGCTCTCGTCGCGGAGAAGTTCAACCATCACCCGGATTGGACCAACGTGTGGAACACGGTGCGCATCCGCCTGAGCACGCACGACACTGGCGGCGCGATCACCGAGAAGGACCGTCGGCTCGCTGCAGCGATTGACTCGATAGCCGGGTAA